One genomic window of Arvicola amphibius chromosome 4, mArvAmp1.2, whole genome shotgun sequence includes the following:
- the Tnfrsf13b gene encoding tumor necrosis factor receptor superfamily member 13B, translating to MNAKTTVKSKKGMCTLVGDSRVLLRSCSEAKKEGGSHEDRRPGAAMANCPKEQYWDSLTKTCVSCISCSQRSQRSCTDLCKFLSCRREHGKYYDHLLGVCMSCDSTCTQHPQQCAHFCEKKARSQMNLQPELRRPQAGEVEARLGNSGRHQGAEHGSLQTESGLRVSSDQLALVYCTLGLCLCAIFCCFLVALACFLRRREPLPKQCSGPRVSQAKSPHRPATEACSEVALPPQPVETCSFCFPERRSPTQESTHTLGTLGLAGTAAPQPCARASVGVVRVPIGDAGPGA from the exons ATGAATGCCAAGACCACAGTGAAGAGCAAGAAGGGGATGTGCACGCTAGTGGGAGACAGTAGGGTCCTTCTGAGGTCGTGCTCTGAGGCCAAGAAAGAAGGAGGGTCACACGAG GACAGGCGGCCAGGGGCGGCTATGGCAAACTGCCCCAAAGAGCAGTACTGGGACTCCTTGACCAAAACCTGTGTCTCCTGCATCTCCTGCAGCCAGAGGAGCCAGCGCAGCTGTACAGACTTGTGCA AGTTCCTCAGTTGCCGCAGAGAGCATGGCAAGTACTACGACCATCTCCTGGGGGTCTGCATGAGCTGCGACTCCACCTGCACGCAGCACCCTCAGCAATGCGCACACTTCTGTGAGAAAAAGGCCAGAAGCCAGATGAACCTCCAGCCCGAGCTCAGGAGACCACAGGCCGGGGAAGTGGAAGCCAGGCTAGGCAACTCAGGAAGGCACCAAGGAGCAGAACATGGAAGCTTGCAGACAGAATCGG GACTGAGGGTGAGCAGCGACCAGTTGGCCCTTGTCTACTGCACACTGGGGCTCTGCCTCTGTGCCATCTTCTGCTGTTTCTTGGTGGCATTGGCCTGCTTCCTCCGGCGTAGAGAGCCGCTTCCTAAGCAGTGTTCAGGGCCACGTGTGTCCCAGGCAAAGTCTCCCCACC GTCCCGCGACAGAGGCTTGCAGTGAGGTGGCCTTGCCACCCCAGCCTGTCGAGACATGTAGCTTCTGCTTCCCGGAGCGCAGGTCGCCCACACAGGAGAGCACTCACACGCTTGGGACTCTTGGCTTAGCAGGAACCGCTGCCCCGCAGCCCTGTGCGCGTGCATCGGTTGGCGTCGTGCGCGTGCCCATCGGAGATGCTGGTCCAGGAGCTTGA